In the Nicotiana tabacum cultivar K326 chromosome 16, ASM71507v2, whole genome shotgun sequence genome, one interval contains:
- the LOC107779663 gene encoding mannose-P-dolichol utilization defect 1 protein homolog 2-like, whose protein sequence is MKMVELKFLGMDFGCVMGSLSKGEFPEKDCLLPLISKLLGYAIVAASTTVKLPQILKILQHKSVRGLSVVSFELEVIGYTIALAYCLHKGLPFSAFGEYVFLLIQAIILVAVIYYFSQPLGTKTWIRALLYCAVAPTLLAGQIDPILFEALYASQHAIFLFARIPQIWKNFKNRSTGELSFLTFFMNFGGSMVRVFTSLQEKAPMSVVMGSVIGILMNGTILSQILLYPYPAPAPAPAPKKGKKTD, encoded by the exons ATGAAGATGGTAGAGCTCAAATTTCTTGGTATGGATTTTGGTTGTGTAATGGGATCCCTTAGCAAAGGTGAATTCCCAGAAAAAGATTGTTTGCTTCCCTTAATATCCAAGCTCCTGGGCTACGCCATTGTTGCTGCCTCCACCACTGTTAAACTTCCTCAG ATATTAAAAATTTTGCAGCACAAAAGTGTTAGAGGGCTTAGTGTTGTGAGCTTCGAGCTAGAAGTAATTGGTTATACTATTGCTTTAGCATATTGCCTTCACAAAGGACTTCCATTTTCAGCTTTTGGAGAGTATGTTTTTCTTTTGATTCAAG CTATCATTTTGGTTGCGGTCATATATTATTTTTCTCAGCCTTTGGGAACAAAGACATGGATTAGAGCATTATT ATATTGTGCTGTAGCTCCAACTCTTTTGGCAGGTCAAATTGATCCAATCCTATTTGAGGCCTTATAT GCCTCTCAGCAtgcaatttttctttttgcaagaATTCCACAAATCTGGAAGAATTTTAAG AACAGAAGTACTGGGGAGCTAAGCTTTTTAACCTTTTTTATGAACTTTGGTGGTTCCATGG TTAGAGTGTTTACCAGCCTACAAGAGAAAGCTCCAATGAGTG TTGTCATGGGATCTGTGATTGGTATACTGATGAATGGTACCATCTTGAGTCAAATTCTCTTGTATCCATATccagcaccagcaccagcaccagcaccTAAGAAAGGGAAGAAGACAGATTAG
- the LOC107779670 gene encoding cyclin-J18-like yields the protein MKKEVCCCLRGRVAEFLIQSAHELQVSPIVKYSALSLFVDRFYPSLISRQGINDAAKTWLLQLPLRESNLQLFALVALWISTKIHDSPPLHVKCFKSLADNTITEQHFTTKDFLEAELVLMQVLKFEIGMLRSIAFRFLEDLITKLREVARVGEQLNIEACMDIMDLLYEKGEISSFNTSPRHHAASIMVVAYLITVPVQKSEFPILLWVKFVTSCNEEDILDTVRNILTHVLEA from the coding sequence ATGAAGAAGGAGGTTTGCTGTTGTTTGCGAGGTCGAGTGGCAGAATTCCTGATTCAATCAGCTCATGAGCTTCAAGTTTCACCCATCGTCAAATACTCGGCACTCTCACTTTTCGTAGATCGATTCTACCCATCTCTAATTTCCAGACAAGGAATTAATGATGCTGCTAAAACCTGGCTCTTACAGCTGCCTCTCAGAGAAAGCAATTTGCAGCTATTTGCCCTCGTTGCACTATGGATCTCAACCAAAATACACGATTCTCCCCCCCTTCACGTCAAATGTTTCAAGTCTTTAGCCGACAACACCATTACAGAGCAGCATTTTACAACAAAGGATTTTCTAGAAGCTGAGTTAGTGCTAATGCAGGTTTTGAAATTTGAGATTGGTATGTTAAGAAGCATTGCCTTCAGATTCTTAGAAGATCTAATTACCAAATTGAGGGAAGTTGCTAGAGTTGGAGAGCAATTAAATATTGAAGCTTGTATGGATATTATGGACTTACTCTATGAAAAGGGGGAGATTTCATCTTTTAATACTTCTCCCCGTCATCATGCCGCGTCTATAATGGTTGTTGCATATTTGATCACAGTTCCAGTACAGAAGAGTGAATTCCCCATTCTTCTATGGGTTAAGTTTGTAACTTCGTGCAATGAGGAGGATATTCTGGACACTGTTAGAAACATTTTAACTCATgtgcttgaagcttga
- the LOC142170645 gene encoding F-box protein At1g47056-like, translated as MGQSASTVAGAQNRIKFRSSSPVYSMKNSDDSDDVVVVDVFEAGDLDYTNYIPDECLACIFQSLSSGDRKSCSLVCRRWLRVEGQSRHRLSLNAQSDLEAVVPLIFSRFDSVTKLALKCDRRSTSIGDEALVLISLRCRNLTRLKLRSCRELTDAGMEAFAKNCKGLKKLSCGSCAFGAKGMNAVLNNCSALEELSVKRLRGITDGAAAEPIGPGVAGGSLRVVCLKELYNGQCFGPLIIGSKNLRTLKLFRCSGDWDKLLEVIAEQVSCGLVEVHLERLQVSDTGLAAISKCLNLEILHLVKTPECTNIGLKTVAEHCKLLRKLHIDGWKTNRISDEGLIAVAKHCPNLQELVLIGVNPTCASLEKLATNCLNLERLALCGSETVGDPELSCIAAKCNALRKLCIKSCPVSDQGMEALAGGCPNLVKVKVKKCRLVTSESADWLRTTRGSVAVNLDATEPENPDASASDGGVPEVGNENRQVAAQVGGANIASSSTGRSNSFKARLGLTTGRHLVACTFRRWSSFGGSSSSRNT; from the coding sequence ATGGGTCAATCAGCTTCCACCGTCGCCGGAGCTCAAAACCGTATCAAATTCAGATCTTCGTCGCCAGTTTATTCCATGAAGAATAGCGACGATTCCGacgatgttgttgttgttgatgtattcgAAGCCGGAGATTTGGATTATACTAATTATATTCCTGATGAGTGTTTAGCTTGCATTTTCCAGTCTCTTAGCTCAGGTGACCGGAAAAGTTGTTCCCTCGTCTGCCGCCGTTGGCTCCGCGTCGAAGGTCAGAGCCGTCACCGTCTCTCTCTCAACGCGCAATCGGACCTTGAAGcggtggttcctttgattttttcACGGTTCGATTCGGTCACGAAACTCGCTTTGAAATGTGACCGTAGATCTACGAGTATAGGTGATGAGGCGTTGGTGCTTATCTCGTTACGGTGCCGGAACCTAACTCGTTTGAAGCTCCGATCGTGCCGTGAGCTTACTGATGCTGGAATGGAAGCTTTCGCGAAGAATTGCAAGGGTTTGAAGAAGCTATCTTGTGGATCGTGTGCTTTTGGAGCTAAAGGCATGAACGCCGTGTTGAATAACTGCTCGGCGCTGGAAGAGTTGTCGGTAAAGCGCCTACGTGGCATCACAGATGGCGCGGCGGCTGAGCCGATTGGTCCTGGCGTTGCAGGAGGTTCTCTTAGAGTTGTATGCCTTAAGGAACTGTATAACGGACAGTGTTTTGGTCCGTTAATTATTGGATCGAAGAATTTGCGGACGCTTAAGCTATTCCGGTGTTCTGGAGATTGGGATAAGCTTCTGGAAGTGATTGCTGAACAAGTCAGCTGTGGACTTGTTGAAGTTCATCTTGAGAGGCTTCAGGTAAGTGACACTGGTCTTGCTGCTATTTCCAAATGTTTAAATCTTGAAATTCTGCACCTTGTGAAAACGCCTGAATGCACTAATATTGGTTTAAAGACTGTTGCTGAACACTGTAAGCTTTTAAGAAAGCTTCATATTGATGGATGGAAGACTAACAGGATAAGTGATGAAGGGTTAATTGCTGTGGCAAAGCATTGCCCCAACTTACAAGAATTGGTTTTAATCGGTGTGAACCCGACATGTGCTAGTTTGGAGAAGCTGGCTACGAATTGCTTGAATTTAGAGAGATTGGCTTTGTGTGGAAGTGAAACTGTTGGAGATCCTGAACTGTCGTGCATAGCTGCAAAATGTAATGCTTTGAGAAAACTCTGTATAAAGAGTTGCCCTGTATCCGATCAGGGTATGGAAGCGCTTGCTGGCGGATGTCCGAATTTGGTAAAAGTAAAGGTTAAGAAGTGTAGATTGGTGACTTCTGAAAGTGCAGACTGGTTGAGGACCACTAGGGGTTCTGTGGCCGTGAACTTGGATGCAACTGAACCTGAAAATCCCGATGCAAGCGCCAGTGATGGTGGTGTCCCTGAAGTTGGGAATGAAAATAGGCAGGTTGCCGCCCAAGTAGGTGGTGCAAATATTGCATCAAGCAGTACCGGGAGGTCCAATTCCTTCAAGGCAAGGCTAGGACTTACAACGGGAAGACATCTGGTGGCTTGCACATTCAGAAGGTGGTCGAGCTTTGGTGGGAGTTCCAGTTCCAGAAATACTTAG